One part of the Phacochoerus africanus isolate WHEZ1 chromosome 7, ROS_Pafr_v1, whole genome shotgun sequence genome encodes these proteins:
- the MRPL51 gene encoding 39S ribosomal protein L51, mitochondrial, translating into MAGSLSWVTGRGLWGRLPLTCRSFSLGIPRLFHVRVTLPPRKVVDRWNEKRAMFGVYDNIGILGNFEKHPKELIKGPIWLRGWKGNELQRCIRKKRMVGNRMFIDDLHNLNKRISYLYKHFNRHGKYR; encoded by the exons ATGGCAGGGAGCCTTTCTTGGGTGACAGGCAGGGGCCTATGGGGCCGGTTGCCCTTGACCTGTAGAAGCTTCTCTCTGG GTATTCCTAGATTGTTCCATGTAAGGGTCACTCTCCCGCCCCGCAAAGTGGTTGATCGTTGGAACGAGAAGAGGGCCATGTTCGGGGTATATGACAATATCGGGATCCTGG GAAACTTTGAAAAACACCCCAAAGAACTGATCAAGGGCCCCATATGGCTTCGAGGCTGGAAGGGGAATGAATTGCAGCGTTGTATCCGAAAGAAGAGAATGGTTGGAAATCGGATGTTCATTGATGACCTGCACAACCTTAACAAACGCATCAGCTATCTCTACAAACATTTTAACCGACATGGAAAGTACCGGTAG